The following proteins come from a genomic window of Limnohabitans sp. 103DPR2:
- the yajC gene encoding preprotein translocase subunit YajC: protein MFISSAFAQTAPAAAAAGGDMQSSLMSMLPLLLMFVVLYFVMIRPQMKKQKEHKAMIDALAKGDEIITAGGFLGKVSKLGDSFLSIEIANGVEVQMQRSAVVQVLPKGTIK from the coding sequence ATGTTCATTTCATCCGCATTTGCCCAAACCGCCCCAGCAGCTGCCGCAGCTGGTGGAGACATGCAATCTTCTTTGATGAGCATGCTGCCCTTGCTCTTGATGTTTGTGGTGCTGTATTTCGTCATGATTCGCCCCCAAATGAAGAAGCAAAAAGAACACAAGGCCATGATCGATGCGCTCGCCAAGGGCGATGAAATCATCACAGCAGGCGGCTTTTTGGGCAAAGTCAGCAAGCTGGGCGACAGCTTTTTGAGCATTGAGATTGCCAATGGCGTGGAAGTTCAAATGCAACGTTCCGCCGTGGTGCAAGTCTTGCCTAAAGGCACGATCAAGTAA
- the dnaN gene encoding DNA polymerase III subunit beta, translated as MIVLKATQDKLLSVLQSVSGIVERRHTLPVLANVLIRKTGKALQLTTSDLEIQIRTTAEMDGDAGDFTTTVGARKLIDILRTMPSDQTVSLESSQSKLILKGGKSKFTLQTLPAEDFPLVQEAASFGPVFSIPQKTLKQLLSQVSFAMAVHDIRYYLNGILFVAEGKQLSLVSTDGHRLAFASATLDTDVPNKQEVILPRKTVLEMQRLLSDAEGAIDMQFANNQAKFSFGGMEFVTKLVEGKFPDYNRVIPKGHRNNLTLGRQALLSCLQRTAILTSDKFKGVRLNLDPGTLRVASTNAEQEEAVDELDIDYGGDSIEIGFNVTYIIDVLTNMGQDMVRIDLADANSSALITIPENDQFKYVVMPMRI; from the coding sequence ATGATCGTACTGAAGGCCACCCAAGACAAATTGCTGTCTGTTTTGCAATCCGTTTCTGGCATTGTGGAACGTCGTCACACATTGCCTGTTTTGGCCAATGTGTTGATTCGCAAAACTGGCAAAGCATTGCAGTTGACCACCAGCGATCTTGAAATTCAAATTCGCACCACCGCCGAAATGGACGGTGATGCTGGCGACTTCACCACCACGGTGGGCGCACGTAAACTGATCGACATTTTGCGCACCATGCCTTCCGATCAAACCGTCAGTTTGGAATCCAGCCAAAGCAAATTGATTTTGAAGGGTGGCAAATCCAAATTCACTTTGCAAACTTTGCCTGCAGAAGATTTTCCGCTGGTGCAAGAAGCCGCCAGCTTTGGCCCCGTGTTCAGCATTCCGCAAAAAACCTTGAAGCAATTGCTCAGCCAAGTTTCTTTTGCCATGGCCGTGCACGACATTCGTTACTACCTCAACGGCATTTTGTTTGTGGCTGAAGGCAAGCAGTTGTCTTTGGTCTCCACCGATGGTCACCGATTGGCATTTGCGTCTGCCACTTTGGACACCGATGTGCCCAACAAACAAGAAGTCATCTTGCCGCGTAAAACGGTGCTCGAAATGCAGCGCTTGCTCAGCGACGCCGAAGGCGCCATCGACATGCAGTTTGCCAACAACCAAGCCAAGTTCAGTTTTGGGGGCATGGAGTTTGTGACCAAACTCGTTGAAGGCAAGTTCCCAGATTACAACCGTGTCATCCCCAAAGGCCATCGCAACAATTTGACGCTGGGTCGTCAAGCTTTGTTGTCTTGCTTGCAGCGCACCGCAATTTTGACCAGCGACAAATTCAAAGGCGTCCGCCTCAATTTGGATCCTGGCACATTGCGTGTGGCGTCGACCAATGCCGAGCAAGAAGAAGCCGTGGACGAGCTCGACATTGATTACGGCGGTGACAGCATTGAAATTGGCTTCAACGTGACCTACATCATCGATGTGCTCACCAACATGGGCCAAGACATGGTGCGCATTGATTTGGCCGATGCCAACAGCTCTGCACTCATCACCATTCCAGAAAACGACCAGTTCAAATACGTGGTGATGCCCATGCGCATTTAA
- the dnaA gene encoding chromosomal replication initiator protein DnaA yields the protein MSNGQHPHDGDEAGQALWQVCLDELSQEMPEQQFNTWIKPLTAQVSEDFSKVTLYVANRFKLDWIRAQYSAKLADVLSRLHGQKIQIELALATREAQGKTAFSMAKAALEARPEPADLPDEAPSDGHRHRLNTALTFDTLVEGSANRMARAAAMHVATMPGHLYNPLFIYGGVGLGKTHLVHAVGNKLLADRPDAKVLYIHAEQFVSDVVKAYQRKTFDEFKHRYHSLDLLLIDDVQFFANKDRTQEEFFNAFEALLAKKSHIVMTSDTYPKGLADIHERLVSRFDSGLTVAIEPPELEMRVAILINKAISEGSVMPEEVAFFVAKNVRSNVRELEGALRKILAYSRFNQKEISIQLAREALRDLLSIQNRQISVENIQKTVADYYKIKVADMYSKKRPASIARPRQIAMYLAKELTQKSLPEIGELFGGRDHTTVLHAVRKISAERQQLTELNQQLHVLEQTLKG from the coding sequence ATGAGCAATGGACAGCACCCTCACGATGGCGATGAAGCAGGCCAAGCACTTTGGCAAGTTTGCCTTGATGAACTCTCGCAGGAAATGCCCGAGCAGCAGTTCAATACGTGGATCAAACCCCTCACCGCGCAGGTCTCGGAAGACTTCTCCAAGGTCACTTTGTACGTGGCCAACCGTTTCAAATTGGATTGGATTCGTGCGCAATACAGTGCCAAGCTGGCCGATGTTTTGTCGCGCTTGCACGGACAAAAAATTCAAATTGAGTTAGCGCTTGCTACCAGAGAAGCACAAGGAAAAACAGCATTTTCAATGGCCAAGGCCGCATTGGAGGCGCGACCAGAACCAGCAGACTTGCCCGACGAAGCGCCCAGCGATGGCCATCGCCACCGCTTGAACACGGCCTTGACGTTTGATACCTTGGTGGAAGGTTCCGCCAACCGCATGGCCCGCGCAGCGGCCATGCACGTGGCCACCATGCCCGGGCATCTTTACAACCCCTTGTTCATTTATGGTGGCGTGGGTTTGGGTAAGACCCACCTGGTGCATGCGGTAGGCAATAAATTGCTGGCCGATCGCCCCGATGCCAAAGTTCTCTACATTCACGCCGAACAATTTGTGTCAGATGTGGTTAAGGCCTACCAGCGCAAAACTTTTGATGAATTCAAGCATCGCTACCACTCGCTGGATTTGCTGTTGATTGACGATGTGCAGTTCTTTGCCAACAAAGACCGCACCCAAGAAGAGTTCTTCAATGCCTTCGAAGCTTTGCTGGCCAAAAAATCACACATCGTGATGACCAGCGACACCTATCCCAAAGGCTTGGCCGACATTCACGAACGCTTGGTCTCGCGTTTTGATTCAGGCCTGACGGTGGCCATCGAGCCCCCTGAGCTTGAAATGCGGGTGGCCATTTTGATCAACAAAGCCATCAGCGAGGGCAGCGTCATGCCCGAAGAAGTGGCCTTCTTTGTTGCCAAGAATGTGCGCTCCAACGTGCGCGAACTGGAAGGCGCCTTGCGCAAAATCTTGGCTTATTCGCGCTTTAACCAGAAAGAAATCTCCATCCAACTGGCGCGTGAGGCCCTGCGCGACTTGCTGTCCATCCAAAACCGACAGATCAGCGTTGAAAACATCCAAAAAACGGTGGCCGATTACTACAAGATCAAGGTCGCCGACATGTATTCCAAAAAGCGCCCGGCCAGCATTGCGCGGCCACGTCAAATTGCCATGTACTTGGCCAAAGAGTTGACCCAAAAAAGCTTGCCCGAAATTGGGGAATTATTCGGCGGGCGTGACCACACCACAGTGTTGCATGCCGTGCGCAAAATCAGCGCAGAACGTCAGCAGTTGACCGAGTTGAATCAGCAACTGCACGTTCTGGAGCAAACCCTCAAGGGCTAA
- a CDS encoding nitrile hydratase accessory protein: MQNTHLTLEEIAQLCGGQMPLPVQDSQGAVFSEPWQAHAFAMTLQLHEKGLFTWPEWAAALTQEIRNAQVAGDADTGATYYTHWLNALEAMVLTKQLGTAEQIHDLEHAWEDAAARTPHGQPIVLDVQGSGVSVSN, encoded by the coding sequence ATGCAAAACACCCACCTGACACTTGAAGAGATTGCCCAACTCTGCGGCGGTCAAATGCCGCTGCCAGTGCAAGACAGCCAAGGGGCGGTGTTTTCAGAGCCTTGGCAAGCGCATGCTTTTGCCATGACTTTGCAATTGCACGAAAAAGGTTTGTTCACTTGGCCCGAATGGGCCGCGGCCCTGACGCAGGAAATTCGCAATGCTCAAGTGGCAGGCGACGCCGACACCGGCGCCACTTATTACACCCATTGGCTCAATGCATTGGAGGCCATGGTGCTGACCAAGCAATTGGGCACAGCCGAGCAGATTCATGACCTGGAACATGCTTGGGAAGATGCCGCGGCGCGCACGCCGCACGGACAGCCCATCGTTTTGGACGTTCAAGGCTCGGGTGTATCGGTGTCCAACTGA
- a CDS encoding EamA family transporter gives MRFPFLPVAALMGSLITLCAGTSLAKSLFPFVGAEGTTTYRLIFSTLLLMAFWRPWRRAWTWADAPPLVMFGATLGVMNLLFYSAIKTVPFGLAIAIEFTGPLAVALWSSKKPLDFVWIVLAVVGMGLILPLSQTMDAGSASALDPVGIAFALGAGFCWAMYIVLGQRVADRIGAFATPMGMLVAAMVVTPFGISVAGTSLLNVEWMLTGLGIALLSSAIPYSLEMYSLKHLPKQTFSILLSLEPAVGALAGWLVLSEQLTAQQLSAIGLIMAASMGSAMTAGQRNIKD, from the coding sequence TTGCGATTTCCATTTCTTCCTGTTGCCGCCCTCATGGGCAGTTTGATCACCTTGTGCGCAGGCACATCGCTGGCCAAAAGCTTGTTTCCATTTGTTGGCGCCGAAGGCACCACCACCTACCGACTGATTTTTTCCACGCTTTTGCTGATGGCCTTTTGGCGGCCTTGGCGGCGCGCCTGGACCTGGGCCGATGCACCACCCTTGGTGATGTTTGGCGCCACCTTGGGGGTCATGAACTTGCTGTTTTACAGCGCCATCAAAACTGTGCCCTTTGGATTGGCCATTGCCATTGAATTCACGGGCCCCTTGGCCGTCGCCTTGTGGTCTTCCAAAAAGCCGCTTGATTTTGTTTGGATTGTGTTGGCCGTCGTGGGAATGGGTTTGATCTTGCCTTTGTCCCAAACCATGGACGCGGGCAGCGCAAGCGCACTGGACCCGGTCGGCATTGCCTTCGCTTTGGGCGCTGGATTCTGCTGGGCCATGTACATCGTGTTGGGTCAGCGTGTGGCCGATCGCATTGGTGCCTTTGCCACCCCCATGGGCATGTTGGTGGCGGCCATGGTGGTCACGCCTTTTGGTATCAGCGTGGCCGGTACTTCTTTGTTGAATGTGGAATGGATGCTGACCGGTTTGGGCATTGCCTTGCTGTCAAGCGCCATCCCCTACAGCTTGGAAATGTATTCGCTCAAACACTTGCCCAAACAAACTTTCAGCATCTTGTTGAGTTTGGAGCCAGCCGTGGGAGCTTTGGCAGGTTGGTTGGTGCTGTCTGAGCAACTGACTGCACAGCAACTCAGTGCCATCGGACTGATCATGGCCGCTTCGATGGGAAGCGCCATGACCGCTGGTCAAAGAAACATCAAGGATTGA
- the gyrB gene encoding DNA topoisomerase (ATP-hydrolyzing) subunit B: MTEENKPSAEEFTTIQPIIDTNQAGASEGYGEGSIQILEGLEAVRKRPGMYIGDTSDGTGLHHLVFEVVDNSIDEALAGHCDDIVVTIHSDNSISVTDNGRGIPTGVKMDDKHEPKRSASEIALTELHAGGKFNQNSYKVSGGLHGVGVSCVNALSKWLRLTVRRDGKVHQIEFAKGFVQNRLLEMVDGVEVSPMKITGATEKRGTEVHFLPDTDIFTQNHDFHYEILAKRLRELSFLNNGVRIRLKDERTGKEDDFSGAGGVKGFVDFINANKKVLHPNAFIAMGERPADSYGGIPGTSIGVEVAMQWNDGYNESVLCFTNNIPQRDGGTHLTGLRAAMTRVIGKYIEKNEIAKKQKVEVSGDDMREGLCCVLSVKVPEPKFSSQTKDKLVSSEVRAPVEDIVAKALGDFLEERPNDAKILCGKIVEAARAREAARKAREMTRRKGVLDGMGLPGKLADCQEKDPALCEIYIVEGDSAGGSAKQGRDRKFQAILPLRGKILNVEKARYEKLLTSNEIVTLITALGTGIGKASAESGKSGTDDFNVDKLRYHRIIIMTDADVDGAHIRTLLLTFFYRQMPDLVERGHIYIAQPPLYKVKAGKEELYLKDAPALDGFLLRIALKDASIATGGASPQVLSGDTLESLARKHQVAEAVIHRLSNFMDAEALRAIADGVALNLDNLDNAAECAPALQAKLRELNTTGVPAEVTAEFDARTDKPLLRISRRHHGNIKSSVITQDFVHGADYGALAEAANTFRGLLGEGAKVMRGEGDKQKEEKTNDFRQAMQWLIGEAERTTSRQRYKGLGEMNPAQLWETTMDPTVRRLLRVQIDDAIEADRVFTMLMGDEVEPRRNFIEGNALRAGNIDI, from the coding sequence ATGACCGAAGAAAACAAGCCTAGCGCCGAAGAGTTCACAACCATTCAGCCCATCATCGACACCAACCAAGCCGGCGCCTCTGAGGGTTATGGCGAAGGTTCGATTCAAATTTTGGAAGGCTTAGAAGCGGTTCGTAAGCGCCCTGGCATGTACATTGGCGATACGTCCGATGGCACCGGCTTGCACCACTTGGTGTTTGAGGTGGTCGACAACTCCATCGACGAAGCTTTGGCCGGTCATTGCGATGACATCGTGGTGACCATTCACTCCGACAACTCCATCAGCGTGACCGACAACGGCCGCGGCATTCCCACCGGTGTGAAGATGGACGACAAGCACGAGCCCAAGCGTTCGGCTTCAGAAATTGCTTTGACAGAATTGCACGCAGGCGGCAAGTTCAACCAAAACAGCTACAAAGTGTCCGGTGGTTTGCACGGCGTGGGCGTGAGCTGCGTGAACGCGCTCAGCAAGTGGTTGCGCCTGACGGTGCGTCGCGATGGCAAAGTGCATCAAATTGAATTTGCCAAAGGCTTTGTGCAAAACCGTTTGCTCGAAATGGTGGATGGCGTTGAAGTGTCTCCCATGAAGATCACGGGCGCCACCGAAAAGCGCGGCACCGAAGTTCACTTCTTGCCCGACACCGACATCTTCACGCAGAACCACGATTTTCATTACGAAATTTTGGCCAAGCGTTTGCGCGAACTGAGCTTCTTGAACAACGGTGTGCGCATTCGTTTGAAAGACGAACGCACAGGCAAAGAGGACGACTTCTCTGGCGCTGGTGGCGTGAAGGGCTTCGTTGATTTCATCAACGCCAACAAAAAAGTCTTGCACCCGAATGCGTTCATTGCCATGGGTGAGCGCCCTGCCGATTCCTACGGCGGCATTCCCGGCACCAGCATCGGTGTGGAAGTGGCCATGCAGTGGAACGATGGTTACAACGAAAGCGTTTTGTGCTTCACCAACAACATTCCACAACGTGATGGCGGCACTCACCTCACAGGTTTGCGTGCGGCCATGACACGTGTCATTGGCAAGTACATTGAGAAAAACGAAATTGCCAAGAAGCAAAAGGTCGAAGTCAGTGGCGACGACATGCGCGAAGGTTTGTGCTGCGTGCTCAGCGTCAAAGTACCCGAGCCTAAATTCTCTAGCCAGACCAAAGACAAGTTGGTGTCCAGCGAGGTGCGCGCACCCGTAGAGGACATCGTGGCCAAAGCCTTGGGTGACTTTTTGGAAGAGCGCCCCAACGACGCCAAAATTTTGTGCGGCAAGATTGTCGAGGCTGCACGTGCTCGTGAAGCTGCGCGCAAAGCCCGCGAAATGACACGCCGCAAAGGTGTGCTCGATGGCATGGGCTTGCCCGGTAAGTTGGCCGACTGCCAAGAAAAAGATCCCGCACTTTGCGAAATCTACATCGTGGAGGGTGACTCCGCCGGTGGCTCTGCCAAGCAAGGCCGTGATCGCAAATTCCAAGCCATCTTGCCACTGCGCGGCAAGATTCTGAACGTTGAAAAAGCACGTTACGAAAAATTGCTCACCAGCAACGAAATCGTCACGCTCATCACAGCGCTTGGGACGGGTATTGGCAAAGCTTCTGCCGAATCGGGCAAGAGCGGTACCGATGACTTCAACGTCGACAAATTGCGATACCACCGCATCATCATCATGACCGACGCCGACGTGGACGGCGCGCACATTCGCACCTTGCTGCTCACGTTCTTCTATCGTCAAATGCCCGACCTGGTTGAACGCGGCCACATCTACATTGCGCAGCCACCCCTCTACAAAGTGAAGGCTGGCAAAGAAGAGTTGTATTTGAAAGATGCGCCCGCACTTGATGGCTTCTTGCTCCGCATCGCTTTGAAAGACGCCAGCATTGCCACCGGTGGTGCATCACCTCAGGTGCTCAGTGGCGACACACTCGAGTCTTTGGCGCGTAAGCACCAAGTGGCCGAAGCCGTCATTCACCGCTTGTCCAATTTCATGGATGCCGAAGCATTGCGCGCCATTGCCGATGGTGTGGCCCTCAACCTCGACAACCTCGACAACGCCGCTGAATGCGCGCCTGCTTTGCAAGCCAAACTGCGCGAACTCAACACCACTGGTGTGCCTGCCGAAGTGACCGCAGAGTTTGATGCGCGCACCGACAAGCCCTTGCTTCGCATCAGCCGTCGCCACCATGGCAACATCAAGAGCAGCGTGATCACGCAAGACTTTGTGCACGGTGCGGATTACGGCGCATTGGCCGAGGCGGCCAATACCTTCCGCGGCTTGCTCGGCGAAGGTGCCAAGGTCATGCGCGGTGAAGGCGACAAGCAAAAAGAAGAGAAGACCAACGACTTCCGCCAAGCCATGCAGTGGCTCATTGGCGAAGCCGAGCGCACCACCAGCCGCCAGCGTTACAAAGGCTTGGGCGAGATGAACCCTGCACAGCTTTGGGAAACCACCATGGACCCCACTGTTCGCCGTTTGTTGCGTGTGCAAATTGACGACGCCATTGAAGCCGATCGCGTGTTCACCATGTTGATGGGCGACGAGGTCGAACCACGCCGTAACTTCATTGAAGGCAATGCGCTGCGCGCTGGCAACATCGACATTTGA
- the rpmH gene encoding 50S ribosomal protein L34, with product MKRTYQPSKTRRARTHGFLVRMKTRGGRAVINARRAKGRKRLAA from the coding sequence ATGAAACGCACATACCAACCTTCTAAAACACGCCGCGCACGTACTCACGGCTTTTTGGTTCGCATGAAAACTCGCGGCGGCCGTGCTGTGATCAACGCACGCCGCGCCAAAGGCCGTAAACGCCTGGCAGCTTAA
- a CDS encoding low affinity iron permease family protein yields MLQNNAYANFAKKVAHICGKPRTFSLAVAVIVVWILTGPLFAFSDTWQLVINTGTTIVTFLMVFLIQNTQNRDTEAIQLKLDELIRATQGAHNALLDLEELEEDNLDAFKRKYQALAELARQQLVRGQLDTDTPEP; encoded by the coding sequence ATGTTGCAAAACAATGCCTATGCCAATTTCGCTAAAAAAGTGGCGCACATCTGCGGCAAGCCGCGCACGTTTTCTTTGGCCGTGGCCGTGATCGTGGTGTGGATTCTCACGGGGCCACTGTTTGCGTTCAGCGACACATGGCAGTTGGTCATCAACACAGGGACCACCATCGTCACGTTTCTCATGGTGTTCTTGATTCAAAACACACAGAACCGCGACACGGAAGCCATTCAGTTGAAGTTGGACGAATTGATCAGGGCCACGCAAGGAGCCCACAATGCCTTGCTGGATTTGGAAGAGTTAGAGGAAGACAACCTCGATGCGTTCAAGCGCAAGTACCAAGCCCTCGCCGAATTGGCACGGCAGCAACTGGTGCGGGGTCAGTTGGACACCGATACACCCGAGCCTTGA
- the nthA gene encoding nitrile hydratase subunit alpha → MASHSHDHDHDHSTLSEMDVRVRALETLLTQKGYIDTAAIDRIIETYETEVGPHNGAQVVAKAWAEPDFKAWLLEDATAAIASLGFTGRQGEHMVAVENTPELHNMVVCTLCSCYPWTVLGLPPVWYKSAAYRSRAVLEPRKVLADFGVTLPQSTRIRVWDSTAEVRYLVLPRRPAGTENLSQAELTKMVTRDAMIGTALV, encoded by the coding sequence ATGGCCAGCCATTCTCATGATCACGATCACGACCATTCCACCCTCAGTGAGATGGACGTCAGAGTTCGGGCCCTCGAAACCTTGCTGACCCAAAAAGGCTACATCGACACGGCGGCCATTGACCGCATCATCGAAACGTACGAAACCGAAGTTGGCCCTCACAACGGCGCCCAAGTGGTGGCCAAGGCTTGGGCCGAGCCAGACTTCAAAGCCTGGCTGCTGGAAGATGCCACGGCGGCCATCGCCTCATTGGGCTTTACAGGTCGCCAAGGCGAACACATGGTGGCTGTTGAAAACACCCCCGAGCTGCACAACATGGTGGTTTGCACCCTGTGCAGTTGCTACCCCTGGACGGTCTTGGGCTTGCCACCGGTTTGGTACAAAAGTGCGGCTTATCGGTCGCGTGCCGTGCTGGAGCCGCGCAAAGTCTTGGCCGACTTTGGCGTGACATTGCCCCAAAGCACCCGCATACGGGTTTGGGATTCCACCGCTGAAGTCCGCTATTTGGTCTTGCCCCGACGCCCCGCAGGAACGGAGAATTTGTCGCAAGCAGAATTGACCAAGATGGTCACGCGCGACGCCATGATTGGGACGGCACTGGTATGA
- the nthB gene encoding nitrile hydratase subunit beta: MNGVHDMGGQQGFGPVHVEKNEPLFHADWESRAMAVTVAMGASGQWNIDLSRSARESLPPAVYLSSSYYEIWIRALEQLMLARGMVTQAELVSGQMTQAPVKVNRVLTRDTVDAALKAGSPTERPIDQAALFKVGQQVRARNMHPQGHTRLPRYVRGHTGTVVRVHGGHVFPDGHTLRATPPFNVPVQWLYTVVFKGTTLWGEQSDTTVEVTVDAWESYLEAVA; encoded by the coding sequence ATGAACGGCGTCCATGACATGGGTGGCCAACAAGGCTTTGGCCCCGTACACGTCGAAAAAAACGAGCCCCTTTTTCACGCTGACTGGGAAAGCCGGGCCATGGCAGTCACAGTGGCCATGGGCGCCAGCGGTCAGTGGAACATTGACCTGAGCCGCTCGGCACGCGAATCCTTGCCACCGGCCGTCTACTTGTCCAGCAGCTATTACGAAATATGGATTCGGGCCCTGGAGCAACTCATGCTGGCGCGCGGCATGGTGACGCAAGCAGAGCTTGTCAGTGGTCAGATGACCCAAGCGCCCGTCAAAGTGAACCGCGTCCTCACCCGAGACACCGTCGATGCCGCATTGAAAGCAGGTAGCCCCACCGAGCGGCCCATCGACCAAGCTGCCTTGTTCAAGGTGGGCCAACAAGTTCGCGCACGCAACATGCACCCCCAGGGTCATACCCGCTTGCCTCGCTATGTTCGTGGCCACACAGGGACAGTGGTCCGTGTGCATGGCGGCCATGTCTTCCCCGATGGTCACACCTTGCGCGCCACCCCGCCTTTCAACGTGCCCGTGCAATGGCTGTACACCGTGGTGTTTAAGGGCACCACCCTGTGGGGCGAGCAGAGCGATACCACTGTGGAGGTGACGGTGGACGCATGGGAGTCTTATTTAGAAGCCGTGGCCTAA